tccgGCCCCCAGCGGAGGCCCAAGGCCTGCAGCTTCTGCCTCAGGTAGCTCTTGAGCTGCGGCAGGCCTCTCTGGGACTCGAGCTCCTCGAAGGGCAGCTGCAGAGGAAGGACAGCGGCTCGCGGGGGCTGGCAGGCtggcacgcacgcacgcatgcggggtgggcggggcggaggggcggggcggggcgggctcacCGGCAGCAGCTGGTAGCCCAGGAGGGTCAGGTGCCGCTCGCGCAGGGCGCGGGAGCCCAGCAGCACGCGGCCGTCACGGCAGAAGTGCCAGCGCTCCCGCAGCATCAGCACCACCCTGGGGAGACGACAGATCAGAGCCGGCATGcgggccgcgccccgcccctcgccccctgccccccttacCTCTGGGCGGGGTCTCGGGTCGTGGGCTGAGCAGCAGCGGGGTCCCGGGGCCTGGCCCTGGGAGGGTACGGGAGGAAGGGGTCCTGGGTCCGCACGGGCAGCACGGCCCCGCAGCTGTTCACACACAGGAGGAAGTCTGCGGGGAGACAGGGCCGCGGCGGTTCAGCCCCGGGCGCGCCCCAGCCCGCGGCCAGGCCGGCGGGGGCTCACCTGTGCAGTAGCCTGGAGGCACGGTCAGGTCCTGGCGGTACTTCTCCTCCCCCAGCAGCTGGCGGAGCCCCTCGGCCACTATGTCCTTGTGactggggggagaggaaggccaTAGCGGAGGTCCATCCTAGCTGGCCTGTCTCCTCTGCGACCGAGCGCCTCTCTGCTCCGCGCTGCTCCTCGGGACgtgccctccccggggccccggccCCCCCAGCCACCTGTACTTGCAGCGCGCACGGTCGGTGGTGAGCGGCTGGGGGAAGATGGGCACTTGCTGCCGGCGCGGCAGGCGGGGACCCCGGTAGCCCGGGAGCTCCAGCTCCACGGCCGTGTCGAGCAGGGAGAGGTAGCGCCGCACGATCAGGGCGTGAGGGGTGCCTGTGGGAGCAGCACCGGGGCTCACGCGGCGTCCCGCGGGGGCGCCCAGCACTCCCCACCCGCGGGCCTCCTGTCCGCGCACCGCTGACGTGGCTAATGAAACCGGGGGAGAACACCAGGTGCAAAGCGCGGAAGGGCAGGCACCGCAGCTGGCACAGCGACATCAGGATGTTGACCGTGGCCAGGGGGGCCAGCCCCGCGTCCCGCGCCAGGATCCGCTCCAGGCAGGGCAGGAACTGCCGCTCCGTGGGCAGGTAGTTGAGCCGCCCGAAGGGCAGCACCAGCTTCTGGACcacctgcagggggaggggcggcgtcAGCCCGCACCCGGGCGCCGAGCGTCTCTGCCAGCCTCTGCCTAGTGACCCGGGGGTGGGCCCGCACCTGCCCTGTCCCCCGCCGAACACGCCGGAAGTCCCACAGGCTTAGTCACCAAGGCGGCGGAGGGGACGcggccctggggcctgggcatAGAGGAGCTAAGATGGACCGAGTGCCATCCGGGAGGGCCACAGCCAGTCAGGCCACGGAGGGGCAAGCAGATGGCACCGGGCGCCGAGCAGAGGCCAGCGGGCCGCTGGATGCAGGAAGCGGCGGCCACTCCAGCAgggcggagggcggggcctgACGGGGCGGCCGCGGGGGTCGGTGGGAGGCAACCCCACCTTGCTGTTGAGCTGGGTTTCCTGGACCACCAGGAAGTGGGCAATGGTCTCCAGAAGCTGGGGCTCCCGCAAGCGGTGCCGCGCCAGGTGCTGGGCCAGGAGCACCATCACGTGGGGCGTCAGTTCCTCTGGTCTGGCCTCTGCGGAGAACCACCTGTCACCCGGTGCCCGGGCCACTGGCGCCAGACCCCGCCCCCCTGCTGCCTTCTGCacagcgcccccgccccccccacgtTCCCTGCCCGCCCCAGCACCTGCCAGGCTGCGGATGAGATGCTGCCGCGGGTGCCGCAGGAACCGGGGGCAGCTCAGAGCCGCTTCCAGCCTCTGGCcgccgggcaggggctggggcttggGCGGCGGCTTGGGCGGCAGGCGGAACCTTCGCTCCTGCTCCAGGGCACGCACCAGGGGCCCGTCGGCCGGGAAGCCTGCGAGGCACAGGGTCAGAGGCGGCCTCTCTCCCTGGGGTAGAGTCAGTGACTCCTCACCCGCCCTGGCTGCCCTCTGGGCGCGGGCACCGCGCAAGAGCAGGTGGATGAAGGCGGGGAAGTCCGTGCCAGGGGCAACCCAGGGTGGTCCCTGCCAGGCTGGGCAGTTGCGGGGGGCGTACTGGCGCCTTCCATccgcaccctccccaccccacgacACCCGCCTCACCCAGTAGCACGGCCAGGCGCAGACACACGTGGATGGTGTGAATGTCGAAGGAGGGGCAGTTGCGGATGATGAGCTGACTCAG
The nucleotide sequence above comes from Sorex araneus isolate mSorAra2 chromosome 1, mSorAra2.pri, whole genome shotgun sequence. Encoded proteins:
- the FASTK gene encoding fas-activated serine/threonine kinase isoform X2, which gives rise to MLRVLLSAPASTARLSGLLLLPPAQPCCLGPGKWAERPPGGGPAQGLQRLLEQARSPGELLRWLGQNPTKVRAHHYPVALHRLGQLLGAQPRPPPPEPATLQDLSQLIIRNCPSFDIHTIHVCLRLAVLLGFPADGPLVRALEQERRFRLPPKPPPKPQPLPGGQRLEAALSCPRFLRHPRQHLIRSLAEARPEELTPHVMVLLAQHLARHRLREPQLLETIAHFLVVQETQLNSKVVQKLVLPFGRLNYLPTERQFLPCLERILARDAGLAPLATVNILMSLCQLRCLPFRALHLVFSPGFISHVSGTPHALIVRRYLSLLDTAVELELPGYRGPRLPRRQQVPIFPQPLTTDRARCKYSHKDIVAEGLRQLLGEEKYRQDLTVPPGYCTDFLLCVNSCGAVLPVRTQDPFLPYPPRARPRDPAAAQPTTRDPAQRVVLMLRERWHFCRDGRVLLGSRALRERHLTLLGYQLLPLPFEELESQRGLPQLKSYLRQKLQALGLRWGPEGG
- the FASTK gene encoding fas-activated serine/threonine kinase isoform X1, whose translation is MRRPRGEPGPRAPRASEAASGAGPGEPWSPSPNSMLRVLLSAPASTARLSGLLLLPPAQPCCLGPGKWAERPPGGGPAQGLQRLLEQARSPGELLRWLGQNPTKVRAHHYPVALHRLGQLLGAQPRPPPPEPATLQDLSQLIIRNCPSFDIHTIHVCLRLAVLLGFPADGPLVRALEQERRFRLPPKPPPKPQPLPGGQRLEAALSCPRFLRHPRQHLIRSLAEARPEELTPHVMVLLAQHLARHRLREPQLLETIAHFLVVQETQLNSKVVQKLVLPFGRLNYLPTERQFLPCLERILARDAGLAPLATVNILMSLCQLRCLPFRALHLVFSPGFISHVSGTPHALIVRRYLSLLDTAVELELPGYRGPRLPRRQQVPIFPQPLTTDRARCKYSHKDIVAEGLRQLLGEEKYRQDLTVPPGYCTDFLLCVNSCGAVLPVRTQDPFLPYPPRARPRDPAAAQPTTRDPAQRVVLMLRERWHFCRDGRVLLGSRALRERHLTLLGYQLLPLPFEELESQRGLPQLKSYLRQKLQALGLRWGPEGG